In Pikeienuella piscinae, the sequence GATCGCGGAGCTTCGCGTCCGCGCCGCGGCGCAGATGCGCGCCTGTCTCGACGAGGTGCCGGACGGCGACTATGCCGCCACGGCTTTTGTGGACAGCGACGGCGTGGTGAACGAGCCGCTGGCGATCCGGCTGAAGGCGGCGAAGGCCGGGGGGCGGCTCCGTTTCGATTTCGCCGGCTCCAGCCCGCCCTGCGCCGGGCCGATGAACTCGGTATGGGCGACCACGCTGTCCTCGGTCTATCTCGCCATGCGCCACATCTTTCCCGAGGCGCCGATGAACGCCGGCGCGTTCGAGCCGCTGGAGGTGATCCGGCCAACCGGAACCTTCCTCGACGCGCAGTACCCGCACCCGGTTTCGGGCTGCGCCGCGGAGGTCAGCCAGCGGATCGCCGAGGCGGTGTTCCTCGCGCTGGCCGAGGCTCTGCCACACCGCGTCACCGCCGCGCCGGCGGGCACCAGCGGCAATCTCGGCCTCGGCGGACATGATCCGGCGCGCGGGCGCGATTTCGTCATGTATCAGCTTTCGGGCGGCGGTTATGGCGGCTCGGCGCGCGGCGACGGGCTTTCGAACGGCTGCTCGACCATCGGCATCTCCAAGGCGCCTCCGGTCGAGATCATGGAACAGAATTTCCCGGTGCTCTATCGGCGCTATGCGCTCCGCGAGGGTTCCGGCGGCGCCGGGCGGCAGCGCGGCGGTTTCGGTCTGGATTACGAGATCGAACTCAGGCGCGGCGCGGCGCGCGCCAGCTTCGTGATGGATCACGGCCGTTTCGGCCCGCCCGGCGTCAGGGGCGGCGGCGACGGCGCGGTGAATGAGGTGACGCTCTGGCGTTGCGGCGAGACCTACAGGCCGGCGCACCTCTCAAAGGAGCAGGACATCCCGCTCTCCGCCGGCGACCGGATCCGGGTCCTGACGCCGGGCGGCGGCGGCTATGGCGCGCCGTTCGAGCGCGACCCGGAACTGGTGGCTGAAGATGTGCGCCTGGGGCGCTACGAAGCGGGAGAGGCGCGACGCCTTTTCGGCGTCGCGCTTGACGCCGGTGTAGTGGACGCGGCGGAGACGGCCCGGCTCCGCCGCTGAACGCTCTCACGCGAGAGCCGATCCGGTCCGGCGCTACTCGGCGGAATCCGCGCTTTCGGCGTTGAGCTGCATGTATCTCTCTTCGCCGATCTTGCCCATCAGTTCGAGCTGGGTTTCAAGAAAATCGATATGCCCTTCCTCATCGGCGATCAGCTCCTCGAAAAGCGCCTTTGAGATATAGTCGCCGATCTTTTCGCAATGCTTGCGCGCCTCCTTGTACAGCGCATGAGCGTCCTGCTCGGCGGCGAGGTCGCATTCCAGCGTCTCCTTCACCGTCTCGCCGATCCGGAGCGGGTCGAGCGACTGGAGATTCGGGTGCCCCTCGAGAAAGATGATCCGGTCGATCAGCTTGTCGGCATGGTGCATCTCCTCCAAGCTTTCCTCACGGGATTTCTTCGCGAGCTTGCCGACGCCCCAATCGGCCTGAAGCCTGTAGTGGAGCCAGTACTGGCTGACCGCCGTCAATTCGCTGCGCAGCGCGCGATTGAGGTAGTCGATGGCTTTGACGTCGCCTTTCATGGGCCTTCTCCTGATTTCCTGCCCCTGCGCATGTCGCGCAGGTCCGGCGGTAGGTCTGCACTTAGTTCGGCCCGCATATTATTCACGAAAAGGCGCATGCAGCCACCACATTCCGGCGAGCGGCCCAATGCACGATAAACCTTGCCGGGAGTAACGATCGCGGTCGGATCGGCGGCGCGCATCCAGGTGATCGCGGCGCGAATATCGGCTGAAGTGATTCCGGCGCAGGAGCAGACAATCATGACCTAAAGCCCACTGGCGAAATTTGTCGTCTTGCGAGAGCGCGTGCGATTCGCGCGGATCGCAACGGCGAAACCGCCGCCGCAGGTCGGCGTCAGGCGAAGTCGCCGCAAACAGTCCCGTTCAGTCAAGTCCGGCCTCCTCAAGGATTCGGTCCCGCCAGGCTGACGCCGAGGGGCCGAGAAAAGCCTGACGAAAAGCGTTTGTTATGTCAATCTGGTCGAGATCACCCTTTGCAGAGGCCACACCGTGATCCACGTAGTTTCGGGAGCGCGGTTGGCTGGCCGAGCGACCGGCTTCGTTCGGGACAATATCCGGCGGTAGTGGCCCGCTTCATGTCGGACGAGCCGCGACACAACGGTACTTCAAGGACCTTCAGCTATTCATCCTTCGCTCCATCTTTGGAAAACTTAAAGAGTTCAGGCGCGTATTTCGCGGTAATCCCATGAGCGAACGCGGAGATCAGCACCGCCGAGATCGCGATTTCGACGACATCTCCGATCATCTGCATGCCTTCGAAATCCATAGCCACGAAGACCGCGAAGAGCGCGGTGGCGAGGCCGCGCGGCCCGAACCAGCCGTAGAAAAGCCGTTCATTGGCCGAGGTCGCGGTCCCGATCAGCGAAATCCACATTGCAGCCGGGCGGACGACCACGAGCGAAAGAACGATGATCAGGAAGCCGGCGGGCGTCAGACGCTCGAGCGCCTCCGGAATGAAGAGCGCGCCGATGAAGAAGAAACTGAGCATGGCGAGGAACTGGCCGTCGCCTTCCAGGAAATGGCTCGCGGGCAGGGCCGAATCCTTCGCGGCGTTGGCGTAGGCGATCCCGGCGACGTAGACGGCGACGAAGGCG encodes:
- a CDS encoding hydantoinase B/oxoprolinase family protein; the protein is MSIDPITLSVIQAGLQQACAEMDLAFSRAAFSPIIAEANDRADGIYDARDGALIAQGISGLPVFVGVMEASTRTIIERIASGETAAPEPGDTYIVNDPYLGGTHLMDVRFARPYWRKDEIFCWLSNTGHWPDIGGAVPGGFSASATAVEQEGLRLPPVKLFKKGVLDPEIYAIICSNIRVADQRIGDVKAQEAALRIGEERLGAILDRYGDETVREAIAELRVRAAAQMRACLDEVPDGDYAATAFVDSDGVVNEPLAIRLKAAKAGGRLRFDFAGSSPPCAGPMNSVWATTLSSVYLAMRHIFPEAPMNAGAFEPLEVIRPTGTFLDAQYPHPVSGCAAEVSQRIAEAVFLALAEALPHRVTAAPAGTSGNLGLGGHDPARGRDFVMYQLSGGGYGGSARGDGLSNGCSTIGISKAPPVEIMEQNFPVLYRRYALREGSGGAGRQRGGFGLDYEIELRRGAARASFVMDHGRFGPPGVRGGGDGAVNEVTLWRCGETYRPAHLSKEQDIPLSAGDRIRVLTPGGGGYGAPFERDPELVAEDVRLGRYEAGEARRLFGVALDAGVVDAAETARLRR
- the bfr gene encoding bacterioferritin; translation: MKGDVKAIDYLNRALRSELTAVSQYWLHYRLQADWGVGKLAKKSREESLEEMHHADKLIDRIIFLEGHPNLQSLDPLRIGETVKETLECDLAAEQDAHALYKEARKHCEKIGDYISKALFEELIADEEGHIDFLETQLELMGKIGEERYMQLNAESADSAE
- a CDS encoding (2Fe-2S)-binding protein gives rise to the protein MIVCSCAGITSADIRAAITWMRAADPTAIVTPGKVYRALGRSPECGGCMRLFVNNMRAELSADLPPDLRDMRRGRKSGEGP